Proteins from one Euwallacea similis isolate ESF13 chromosome 13, ESF131.1, whole genome shotgun sequence genomic window:
- the polybromo gene encoding protein polybromo-1 isoform X3 — MSKRRRASSVTGNHDDDSNEASTSSGPTVRKRKKLFDPIEACHQLYEIIRNHKKNDGTLLCDSFIRVPKRRQEPGYYEVVNNPIDLLKVQQKLRTDEYNDIAGLESDIELIVHNTKAFYKKSTQEWKDADELWHLFLASKIKILNPDAGSKSDLRAGNKSSRNNPKLAKAPVRKSSIVRNNSSHNNSLNNSNAVNSDSSKEDYQQYEELFNTVMTVTDDNKKLLNTHFQLLPSKSKYPEYYEVIEQPIDLKRIAIKIQNHQYANILALEKDLVVMCKNACLFNESNSQIYNHAKLLKKIVNQKRIEIMEQERSRSPTPVRSSEKTPKQRKRNYIAAMAQLKTVEESDSETEPEPEPEPVKVHHTRRVESFHDDFVNLDSNNPQWKLLETVWRLQGPNGVPLSEPFWKLPSRRIYPDYYKEIKNPLSLYQIRNKLSKKAYGTVSEVAGDMTIMFENAKKYNVPNSKLYKDAVKLQKAMQVKVQELLAIVKVTMKANKNTSSKNLDDPEDPDGKKKMGSKPKNLSPMGVPMRGRPPKDIVPMKKRLHSLAKYMLDFTCEGGRQPMLAFMEKPSKKLYAEYYEVIEEPIDFLEIEAKIKAEQYSCEKDLVKDFQLMFANCRQFNEENSAIYEDANLLEKHLMDKVGPMFTMAEKQMELKKERTTVRVYKPRKVMSPLEKALKHLFEAVRDYKDPKGERQLCQIFMKLPSRLEYPDYYEVIKHPIDMERIAHKMKNNFYESVEDLAADFTLMLDNACKFNEPDSQIYKDALVLQRVVSQKRLQLKESADDEAPDVAEAVQDVLLTLFTTVYNHQDDEGRCYSDSMAELPEHDEIDGKKFRALSLDLIKRRLDKNLYKRLDTFQADFFACLDRARQLSRSDSQVFEDAIELQMFFIRTRDELCKHGELLQSPALGYSILDARHNIEKLRHQKSLQETLEEDCETRSSDDSLLKDGSNSNGSTEETMTCNQKTFQVGEFVYMETKKEGCEPHIIKIERLYEKNGQQMLYGNHYLRPDETFHVQTRRFLEKEVFKSDKYISVPLEEIKERCCVLSVKQYFTMRPEGHEDEDVYVLESRYSSRHRSFKKIKIFPELSSNYKLVERDVPLEPKRVISVFKERLEKHKDELAELQELERMIDDDRPNVIAYVATDLDDGNTYYEQYNTICSGVIKSGDFVYVVVDGGRQVIAQIDCIWDTADGKCYFRGPWFVCPSEVPNPTNKLYYRNEVLQSTEEDINPIVSIIGRCAVLDYNEYVSLRPTEIPEQDVYICTSIYDEINRYVRKLPPEGLRKYYHVPEVVDDEIYCFPKLLNPAREASPTLTKLADIDIVMEDSLDGGLSVGSGEIPAAVNSILITPGISTNTNTSLAPPTPAPSSSKKKPTKNKVVTGYILYSREVRKQVVQNNPESKFGDISRIVGAEWKALTTSEKQVWEERASKLNEETKAQLLADQEQCPSPAPATQGPPEHMVFECKWEDCDFQFEELSDCVEHSVKDSKDSQGHVQKYYQDHSGEELQCKWRNCSRLTKKNLQPFPNITRLIRHVRDMHINKGNGRSIPPDSRSKNFKPSSKAAAINRLSTTSSTPNLPAAATASAASTSTFLTTPANYTSVIVAAPASTASAAATSSQKTTDPMFISVPPRPQRVLHSEAYIRYIEGLNADQKHVTHWERSLHATPENCTPPDPEKLAHAATWLGKRADQHDNVVAALWQLRNHLLKDTLCLHKTF; from the exons ATGAGTAAGAGAAGAAGGGCTTCATCTGTAACTGGGAATCATGACGATGATTCTAATGAGGCTTCAACTAGTAGTGGACCTACTGtgaggaaaagaaaaaagctaTTTGATCca ATTGAAGCATGTCATCAATTATATGAAATTATAAGGAACCACAAGAAAAATGATGGCACCCTGTTATGTGATTCTTTCATAAGAGTGCCTAAAAGACGGCAAGAGCCAG gCTACTACGAAGTTGTAAATAACCCTATAGACTTACTGAAGGTCCAGCAGAAACTTAGAACAGATGAATATAATGACATAGCAGGTTTAGAGAGTGATATAGAACTAATTGTACATAATACAAAAGCCTTTTATAAGAAAAGCACACAGGAGTGGAAGGATGCAGACGAACTGTGGCATTTATTTTTGGCCAGTAAAATTAA AATTCTGAATCCGGATGCAGGGAGTAAGTCTGACTTGAGGGCTGGGAATAAAAGTTCCAGAAATAATCCTAAACTAGCAAAGGCTCCAGTGAGGAAATCTAGTATTGTTAGGAATAATTCCAGCCACAATAACTCATTGAATAATTCCAATGCAGTTAATTCAGATAGTAGCAAAGAAG ATTATCAGCAATATGAAGAGCTCTTTAATACTGTCATGACTGTCACTGATGACAAcaaaaaactcttaaataCGCATTTCCAGCTGCTGCCCTCGAAGTCTAAGTACCCAGAATATTATGAA gtgataGAGCAACCCATAGATCTCAAACGAATAGCcattaaaatccaaaatcaTCAATACGCAAACATACTAGCATTAGAAAAAGATTTAGTTGTAATGTGCAAGAATGCCTGTTTATTTAATGAGTCGAATTCGCAAATTTATAACCATGCCAAGTTGTTAAAAAAG attgtGAATCAAAAGCGGATCGAAATAATGGAGCAGGAGAGATCAAGGTCTCCGACCCCAGTAAGATCTTCTGAGAAAACGCCAAAACAGAGAAAACGAAATTATATAGCTGCTATGGCACAGCTGAAGACTGTGGAGGAGTCGGACAGTGAGACTGAGCCCGAACCAGAGCCTGAGCCTGTTAAAGTGCATCATACGAGACGTGTAGAGAGCTTTCATGACGATTTt gttAATTTGGACTCTAACAATCCTCAATGGAAGCTTTTAGAGACTGTATGGAGACTACAAGGGCCTAACGGCGTACCTTTATCTGAACCTTTTTGGAAACTACCTTCAAGAAGAATATATCCAGACTATTATAAGGAGATTAAAAACCCCTTATCTCTATATCAAATTAGGAATAAATTGTCCAAGAAGGCCTATGGAACGGTCAGTGAGGTGGCTGGAGATATGACCATTATGTTcgaaaacgcaaaaaaatacaaCGTTCCTAATTCCAAGCTTTACAAG GATGCAGTAAAGCTCCAAAAAGCGATGCAAGTTAAGGTCCAAGAGCTACTGGCTATTGTCAAGGTAACAATGAAAGCTAACAAAAACACTTCTTCTAAG aatcTTGACGACCCTGAAGACCCTGATGGGAAGAAAAAGATGGGATCGAAACCTAAGAATCTGAGTCCTATGGGTGTTCCAATGCGAGGCAGACCTCCGAAAGACATTGTCCCCATGAAAAAGCGCTTGCATTCTTTAGCCAAATATATGTTAGATTTCACG TGTGAAGGCGGTAGGCAGCCAATGCTGGCCTTCATGGAGAAAccttcaaaaaaactttatgcGGAATACTATGAGGTTATAGAAGAACCTATAGATTTCCTGGAAATTGAAGCTAAAATCAAGGCAGAGCAGTACAGCTGTGAGAAGGACCTGGTGAAGGATTTTCAGTTGATGTTTGCCAACTGCAG acaatttaatgaagaaaattccGCCATTTACGAGGATGcaaatttattggaaaaacaTCTAATGGATAAAGTAGGTCCAATGTTCACAATGGCAGAAAAACAAATGGAATTGAAGAAAGAGAGGACAACAGTGCGAGT TTACAAACCTAGGAAAGTTATGTCACCGCTTGAGAAAGCCTTAAAGCACCTCTTTGAAGCCGTCAGAGATTACAAAGACCCGAAAGGTGAACGCCAGTTGTGTCAGATTTTCATGAAGTTACCGTCCAGGCTAGAGTATCCAGATTATTATGAG GTCATAAAACATCCAATTGACATGGAACGGATAGCTCATAAAATGAAGAACAACTTCTACGAAAGCGTCGAGGATTTAGCGGCTGATTTCACTCTTATGTTGGACAACGCTTGCAAATTCAACGAACCTGATTCACAAATTTATAAAGATGCTCTTGTGCTTCAGAGAGTGGTGTCTCAAAAACGGCTACAGTTGAAGGAGTCTGCAGATGATGAGGCTCCTG ACGTGGCAGAAGCGGTCCAAGATGTCCTTTTGACACTTTTTACAACAGTTTACAACCATCAAGACGATGAAGGGCGATGTTACAGCGACTCTATGGCAGAATTACCCGAGCACGACGAAATCGATGGCAAGAA ATTTCGGGCTCTTTCCTTGGATCTGATCAAACGCAGGCTGGataaaaatttatacaaaCGTCTCGACACTTTTCAAGCAGATTTTTTCGCTTGTCTTGACCGCGCTCGACAACTCTCTCGTTCAGATTCTCAGGTTTTTGAAGATGCTATCGAGTTGCAGATGTTTTTCATCAGAACTCGAGACGAATTATGCAAGCACGGAGAGTTATTGCAATCACCCGCGTTGGGTTATTC TATTCTGGATGCCAGGCATAACATCGAAAAATTGCGACATCAGAAATCCCTGCAAGAGACTCTAGAAGAGGATTGTGAGACTCGAAGCTCCGATGATTCTTTATTGAAAGACGGGAGTAATAGCAACGGATCTACCGAAGAAACGATGACTTGCAACCAAAAGACTTTCCAAGTGGGCGAATTTGTTTATATGGAAACGAAGAAGGAA GGCTGTGAACCACACATAATCAAAATAGAGCGCCTGTACGAAAAGAATGGTCAACAGATGCTCTATGGCAACCACTATCTAAGACCAGACGAAACTTTCCACGTGCAAACGAGGCGGTTTTTAGAAAAAGAAGTTTTCAAGTCTGATAAATACATCAGTGTTCCTTTGGAGGAAATCAAAGAACGATGTTGCGTACTGAGCGTAAAGCAGTACTTTACCATGAGGCCTGAAG GTCACGAAGATGAGGACGTCTATGTGTTGGAGTCGCGGTATAGTTCGCGACATCGGTcgttcaagaaaattaaaattttccccGAATTATCTTCAAATTATAAACTAGTCGAACGAGATGTACCTTTAGAGCCGAAACGAGTGATATCAGTATTTAAGGAACGATTGGAGAAGCATAAGGATGAGTTAGCGGAGCTACAAGAACTCGAGAGGATGATCGATGATGACAGGCCT AATGTGATTGCATACGTTGCCACAGACTTAGACGATGGTAACACCTACTACGAGCAATACAATACTATTTGTTCTGGTGTAATAAAATCTGGagattttgtttatgtagTAGTAGATGGAGGGCGGCAGGTAATTGCCCAGATTGACTGCATATGGGACACGGCAGA CGGCAAATGCTACTTTCGGGGCCCTTGGTTCGTCTGCCCATCAGAAGTGCCAAATCCTACCAATAAGCTTTACTACAGGAATGAGGTGTTGCAATCCACGGAGGAAGATATTAATCCAATCGTCAGTATTATAGGAAGATGCGCTGTGCTGGATTATAACGAGTATGTTTCAT TGCGGCCTACTGAAATACCCGAACAAGACGTTTATATATGTACGTCAATCTACGACGAAATTAACAGATATGTGCGAAAACTGCCACCTGAAGGACTGAGAAAGTACTACCACGTGCCGGAAGTGGTAGACGACGAAATCTACTGCTTCCCAAAATTGTTGAATCCCGCAAGG GAGGCCTCACCAACTCTTACTAAGTTAGCAGACATTGACATTGTCATGGAGGACTCCTTGGATGGTGGCCTTTCCGTGGGCTCAGGGGAAATCCCTGCTGCTGTTAATAGTATCCTTATCACACCCGGGATCTCTACTAATACTAATACTAGTCTGGCACCACCCACACCAGCACCTAGTAGCAGCAAGAAG AAACCCACGAAAAACAAGGTGGTTACCGGCTATATCCTCTACTCTCGAGAAGTGCGTAAGCAGGTGGTGCAAAACAATCCCGAATCTAAATTTGGGGACATATCTCGAATTGTGGGAGCCGAATGGAAGGCTCTGACCACGTCAGAGAAGCAAGTATGGGAAGAAAGAGCCTCGAAGCTGAATGAGGAGACCAAGGCGCAGCTCTTGGCTGATCAGGAGCAATGTCCCAGTCCTGCTCCTGCAACTCAAGGCCCACCTGAACACATG GTATTTGAGTGCAAGTGGGAGGATTGTGATTTCCAATTTGAGGAGCTTAGTGATTGTGTTGAACACTCAGTGAAAGACTCTAAAGACTCGCAGGGACATGTCCAAAAGTATTATCag GATCACTCTGGGGAGGAATTGCAATGTAAATGGAGGAATTGCTCCCGGCTCACTAAAAAGAACCTGCAGCCGTTCCCAAACATCACAAGGCTTATTCGCCATGTGAGAGACATGCATATCAACAAGGGAAATGGACGTAGTATTCCCCCAGATAGCAGGAGCAA AAATTTTAAGCCTTCAAGTAAAGCGGCGGCAATAAATCGTCTATCGACGACTTCGTCCACACCCAACTTGCCTGCAGCGGCAACGGCATCAG CTGCTAGTACTAGTACGTTTTTAACAACGCCAGCGAATTATACGTCAGTTATAGTGGCag CTCCCGCTTCAACTGCGTCAGCAGCAGCCACCTCGTCGCAGAAAACGACAGATCCTATGTTTATCTCGGTACCCCCAAGGCCGCAAAGAGTACTCCATTCAGAAGCTTATATCAG
- the polybromo gene encoding protein polybromo-1 isoform X1: MSKRRRASSVTGNHDDDSNEASTSSGPTVRKRKKLFDPIEACHQLYEIIRNHKKNDGTLLCDSFIRVPKRRQEPGYYEVVNNPIDLLKVQQKLRTDEYNDIAGLESDIELIVHNTKAFYKKSTQEWKDADELWHLFLASKIKILNPDAGSKSDLRAGNKSSRNNPKLAKAPVRKSSIVRNNSSHNNSLNNSNAVNSDSSKEDYQQYEELFNTVMTVTDDNKKLLNTHFQLLPSKSKYPEYYEVIEQPIDLKRIAIKIQNHQYANILALEKDLVVMCKNACLFNESNSQIYNHAKLLKKIVNQKRIEIMEQERSRSPTPVRSSEKTPKQRKRNYIAAMAQLKTVEESDSETEPEPEPEPVKVHHTRRVESFHDDFVNLDSNNPQWKLLETVWRLQGPNGVPLSEPFWKLPSRRIYPDYYKEIKNPLSLYQIRNKLSKKAYGTVSEVAGDMTIMFENAKKYNVPNSKLYKDAVKLQKAMQVKVQELLAIVKVTMKANKNTSSKNLDDPEDPDGKKKMGSKPKNLSPMGVPMRGRPPKDIVPMKKRLHSLAKYMLDFTCEGGRQPMLAFMEKPSKKLYAEYYEVIEEPIDFLEIEAKIKAEQYSCEKDLVKDFQLMFANCRQFNEENSAIYEDANLLEKHLMDKVGPMFTMAEKQMELKKERTTVRVYKPRKVMSPLEKALKHLFEAVRDYKDPKGERQLCQIFMKLPSRLEYPDYYEVIKHPIDMERIAHKMKNNFYESVEDLAADFTLMLDNACKFNEPDSQIYKDALVLQRVVSQKRLQLKESADDEAPDVAEAVQDVLLTLFTTVYNHQDDEGRCYSDSMAELPEHDEIDGKKFRALSLDLIKRRLDKNLYKRLDTFQADFFACLDRARQLSRSDSQVFEDAIELQMFFIRTRDELCKHGELLQSPALGYSILDARHNIEKLRHQKSLQETLEEDCETRSSDDSLLKDGSNSNGSTEETMTCNQKTFQVGEFVYMETKKEGCEPHIIKIERLYEKNGQQMLYGNHYLRPDETFHVQTRRFLEKEVFKSDKYISVPLEEIKERCCVLSVKQYFTMRPEGHEDEDVYVLESRYSSRHRSFKKIKIFPELSSNYKLVERDVPLEPKRVISVFKERLEKHKDELAELQELERMIDDDRPNVIAYVATDLDDGNTYYEQYNTICSGVIKSGDFVYVVVDGGRQVIAQIDCIWDTADGKCYFRGPWFVCPSEVPNPTNKLYYRNEVLQSTEEDINPIVSIIGRCAVLDYNEYVSLRPTEIPEQDVYICTSIYDEINRYVRKLPPEGLRKYYHVPEVVDDEIYCFPKLLNPARVNVRDALNAKLRQKQLDGRREASPTLTKLADIDIVMEDSLDGGLSVGSGEIPAAVNSILITPGISTNTNTSLAPPTPAPSSSKKKPTKNKVVTGYILYSREVRKQVVQNNPESKFGDISRIVGAEWKALTTSEKQVWEERASKLNEETKAQLLADQEQCPSPAPATQGPPEHMVFECKWEDCDFQFEELSDCVEHSVKDSKDSQGHVQKYYQDHSGEELQCKWRNCSRLTKKNLQPFPNITRLIRHVRDMHINKGNGRSIPPDSRSKNFKPSSKAAAINRLSTTSSTPNLPAAATASAASTSTFLTTPANYTSVIVAAPASTASAAATSSQKTTDPMFISVPPRPQRVLHSEAYIRYIEGLNADQKHVTHWERSLHATPENCTPPDPEKLAHAATWLGKRADQHDNVVAALWQLRNHLLKDTLCLHKTF, from the exons ATGAGTAAGAGAAGAAGGGCTTCATCTGTAACTGGGAATCATGACGATGATTCTAATGAGGCTTCAACTAGTAGTGGACCTACTGtgaggaaaagaaaaaagctaTTTGATCca ATTGAAGCATGTCATCAATTATATGAAATTATAAGGAACCACAAGAAAAATGATGGCACCCTGTTATGTGATTCTTTCATAAGAGTGCCTAAAAGACGGCAAGAGCCAG gCTACTACGAAGTTGTAAATAACCCTATAGACTTACTGAAGGTCCAGCAGAAACTTAGAACAGATGAATATAATGACATAGCAGGTTTAGAGAGTGATATAGAACTAATTGTACATAATACAAAAGCCTTTTATAAGAAAAGCACACAGGAGTGGAAGGATGCAGACGAACTGTGGCATTTATTTTTGGCCAGTAAAATTAA AATTCTGAATCCGGATGCAGGGAGTAAGTCTGACTTGAGGGCTGGGAATAAAAGTTCCAGAAATAATCCTAAACTAGCAAAGGCTCCAGTGAGGAAATCTAGTATTGTTAGGAATAATTCCAGCCACAATAACTCATTGAATAATTCCAATGCAGTTAATTCAGATAGTAGCAAAGAAG ATTATCAGCAATATGAAGAGCTCTTTAATACTGTCATGACTGTCACTGATGACAAcaaaaaactcttaaataCGCATTTCCAGCTGCTGCCCTCGAAGTCTAAGTACCCAGAATATTATGAA gtgataGAGCAACCCATAGATCTCAAACGAATAGCcattaaaatccaaaatcaTCAATACGCAAACATACTAGCATTAGAAAAAGATTTAGTTGTAATGTGCAAGAATGCCTGTTTATTTAATGAGTCGAATTCGCAAATTTATAACCATGCCAAGTTGTTAAAAAAG attgtGAATCAAAAGCGGATCGAAATAATGGAGCAGGAGAGATCAAGGTCTCCGACCCCAGTAAGATCTTCTGAGAAAACGCCAAAACAGAGAAAACGAAATTATATAGCTGCTATGGCACAGCTGAAGACTGTGGAGGAGTCGGACAGTGAGACTGAGCCCGAACCAGAGCCTGAGCCTGTTAAAGTGCATCATACGAGACGTGTAGAGAGCTTTCATGACGATTTt gttAATTTGGACTCTAACAATCCTCAATGGAAGCTTTTAGAGACTGTATGGAGACTACAAGGGCCTAACGGCGTACCTTTATCTGAACCTTTTTGGAAACTACCTTCAAGAAGAATATATCCAGACTATTATAAGGAGATTAAAAACCCCTTATCTCTATATCAAATTAGGAATAAATTGTCCAAGAAGGCCTATGGAACGGTCAGTGAGGTGGCTGGAGATATGACCATTATGTTcgaaaacgcaaaaaaatacaaCGTTCCTAATTCCAAGCTTTACAAG GATGCAGTAAAGCTCCAAAAAGCGATGCAAGTTAAGGTCCAAGAGCTACTGGCTATTGTCAAGGTAACAATGAAAGCTAACAAAAACACTTCTTCTAAG aatcTTGACGACCCTGAAGACCCTGATGGGAAGAAAAAGATGGGATCGAAACCTAAGAATCTGAGTCCTATGGGTGTTCCAATGCGAGGCAGACCTCCGAAAGACATTGTCCCCATGAAAAAGCGCTTGCATTCTTTAGCCAAATATATGTTAGATTTCACG TGTGAAGGCGGTAGGCAGCCAATGCTGGCCTTCATGGAGAAAccttcaaaaaaactttatgcGGAATACTATGAGGTTATAGAAGAACCTATAGATTTCCTGGAAATTGAAGCTAAAATCAAGGCAGAGCAGTACAGCTGTGAGAAGGACCTGGTGAAGGATTTTCAGTTGATGTTTGCCAACTGCAG acaatttaatgaagaaaattccGCCATTTACGAGGATGcaaatttattggaaaaacaTCTAATGGATAAAGTAGGTCCAATGTTCACAATGGCAGAAAAACAAATGGAATTGAAGAAAGAGAGGACAACAGTGCGAGT TTACAAACCTAGGAAAGTTATGTCACCGCTTGAGAAAGCCTTAAAGCACCTCTTTGAAGCCGTCAGAGATTACAAAGACCCGAAAGGTGAACGCCAGTTGTGTCAGATTTTCATGAAGTTACCGTCCAGGCTAGAGTATCCAGATTATTATGAG GTCATAAAACATCCAATTGACATGGAACGGATAGCTCATAAAATGAAGAACAACTTCTACGAAAGCGTCGAGGATTTAGCGGCTGATTTCACTCTTATGTTGGACAACGCTTGCAAATTCAACGAACCTGATTCACAAATTTATAAAGATGCTCTTGTGCTTCAGAGAGTGGTGTCTCAAAAACGGCTACAGTTGAAGGAGTCTGCAGATGATGAGGCTCCTG ACGTGGCAGAAGCGGTCCAAGATGTCCTTTTGACACTTTTTACAACAGTTTACAACCATCAAGACGATGAAGGGCGATGTTACAGCGACTCTATGGCAGAATTACCCGAGCACGACGAAATCGATGGCAAGAA ATTTCGGGCTCTTTCCTTGGATCTGATCAAACGCAGGCTGGataaaaatttatacaaaCGTCTCGACACTTTTCAAGCAGATTTTTTCGCTTGTCTTGACCGCGCTCGACAACTCTCTCGTTCAGATTCTCAGGTTTTTGAAGATGCTATCGAGTTGCAGATGTTTTTCATCAGAACTCGAGACGAATTATGCAAGCACGGAGAGTTATTGCAATCACCCGCGTTGGGTTATTC TATTCTGGATGCCAGGCATAACATCGAAAAATTGCGACATCAGAAATCCCTGCAAGAGACTCTAGAAGAGGATTGTGAGACTCGAAGCTCCGATGATTCTTTATTGAAAGACGGGAGTAATAGCAACGGATCTACCGAAGAAACGATGACTTGCAACCAAAAGACTTTCCAAGTGGGCGAATTTGTTTATATGGAAACGAAGAAGGAA GGCTGTGAACCACACATAATCAAAATAGAGCGCCTGTACGAAAAGAATGGTCAACAGATGCTCTATGGCAACCACTATCTAAGACCAGACGAAACTTTCCACGTGCAAACGAGGCGGTTTTTAGAAAAAGAAGTTTTCAAGTCTGATAAATACATCAGTGTTCCTTTGGAGGAAATCAAAGAACGATGTTGCGTACTGAGCGTAAAGCAGTACTTTACCATGAGGCCTGAAG GTCACGAAGATGAGGACGTCTATGTGTTGGAGTCGCGGTATAGTTCGCGACATCGGTcgttcaagaaaattaaaattttccccGAATTATCTTCAAATTATAAACTAGTCGAACGAGATGTACCTTTAGAGCCGAAACGAGTGATATCAGTATTTAAGGAACGATTGGAGAAGCATAAGGATGAGTTAGCGGAGCTACAAGAACTCGAGAGGATGATCGATGATGACAGGCCT AATGTGATTGCATACGTTGCCACAGACTTAGACGATGGTAACACCTACTACGAGCAATACAATACTATTTGTTCTGGTGTAATAAAATCTGGagattttgtttatgtagTAGTAGATGGAGGGCGGCAGGTAATTGCCCAGATTGACTGCATATGGGACACGGCAGA CGGCAAATGCTACTTTCGGGGCCCTTGGTTCGTCTGCCCATCAGAAGTGCCAAATCCTACCAATAAGCTTTACTACAGGAATGAGGTGTTGCAATCCACGGAGGAAGATATTAATCCAATCGTCAGTATTATAGGAAGATGCGCTGTGCTGGATTATAACGAGTATGTTTCAT TGCGGCCTACTGAAATACCCGAACAAGACGTTTATATATGTACGTCAATCTACGACGAAATTAACAGATATGTGCGAAAACTGCCACCTGAAGGACTGAGAAAGTACTACCACGTGCCGGAAGTGGTAGACGACGAAATCTACTGCTTCCCAAAATTGTTGAATCCCGCAAGG GTCAACGTTAGGGACGCATTGAATGCCAAATTGAGACAGAAACAGTTGGATGGAAGGAGG GAGGCCTCACCAACTCTTACTAAGTTAGCAGACATTGACATTGTCATGGAGGACTCCTTGGATGGTGGCCTTTCCGTGGGCTCAGGGGAAATCCCTGCTGCTGTTAATAGTATCCTTATCACACCCGGGATCTCTACTAATACTAATACTAGTCTGGCACCACCCACACCAGCACCTAGTAGCAGCAAGAAG AAACCCACGAAAAACAAGGTGGTTACCGGCTATATCCTCTACTCTCGAGAAGTGCGTAAGCAGGTGGTGCAAAACAATCCCGAATCTAAATTTGGGGACATATCTCGAATTGTGGGAGCCGAATGGAAGGCTCTGACCACGTCAGAGAAGCAAGTATGGGAAGAAAGAGCCTCGAAGCTGAATGAGGAGACCAAGGCGCAGCTCTTGGCTGATCAGGAGCAATGTCCCAGTCCTGCTCCTGCAACTCAAGGCCCACCTGAACACATG GTATTTGAGTGCAAGTGGGAGGATTGTGATTTCCAATTTGAGGAGCTTAGTGATTGTGTTGAACACTCAGTGAAAGACTCTAAAGACTCGCAGGGACATGTCCAAAAGTATTATCag GATCACTCTGGGGAGGAATTGCAATGTAAATGGAGGAATTGCTCCCGGCTCACTAAAAAGAACCTGCAGCCGTTCCCAAACATCACAAGGCTTATTCGCCATGTGAGAGACATGCATATCAACAAGGGAAATGGACGTAGTATTCCCCCAGATAGCAGGAGCAA AAATTTTAAGCCTTCAAGTAAAGCGGCGGCAATAAATCGTCTATCGACGACTTCGTCCACACCCAACTTGCCTGCAGCGGCAACGGCATCAG CTGCTAGTACTAGTACGTTTTTAACAACGCCAGCGAATTATACGTCAGTTATAGTGGCag CTCCCGCTTCAACTGCGTCAGCAGCAGCCACCTCGTCGCAGAAAACGACAGATCCTATGTTTATCTCGGTACCCCCAAGGCCGCAAAGAGTACTCCATTCAGAAGCTTATATCAG